One Setaria viridis chromosome 3, Setaria_viridis_v4.0, whole genome shotgun sequence DNA window includes the following coding sequences:
- the LOC117847531 gene encoding uncharacterized protein has protein sequence MRKPEGPAASGGCNGGAAAAAKLRKGLWSPEEDEKLVAYMLRSGQGSWSDVARNAGLQRCGKSCRLRWINYLRPDLKRGAFSPQEEDLIVSLHAILGNRWSQIAARLPGRTDNEIKNFWNSTIKKRLKNSSSASSPAATDCASPTEPSSKVAGIDISGATSCPDLASLDHHHQDGGHHHAMMTTGLWMVDSSSSTSSSTSPMQSRPPPSAIAAAVARSYGGLLPLPDQLRGGTAADTSPAGFFHGHAAPFKQQAAVASLHGGYYGMSSPHHHGMMAMEGGGGCFMRGEGLFGVAPLLDAMSAQDQDQAGQALIASSGGNNNPKNNSSNNTTETTTTVSNNESNITDNNTTNTKDNNINAMSLVNSGSSNVAAVYWEGAHQQYMSRNVMHGEWDLEELMKDVSSLPFLDFQVE, from the exons ATGAGGAAGCCGGAGGGcccagcggcgagcggcggctgcAATGgcggtgcggcagcggcggcgaagcTGCGGAAGGGGCTgtggtcgccggaggaggacgagaagCTGGTGGCGTACATGCTGCGGAGCGGGCAGGGGTCGTGGAGCGACGTGGCCCGGAACGCCGGCCTGCAACGctgcggcaagagctgccgcCTCCGGTGGATCAACTACCTCCGGCCGGACCTCAAGCGCGGCGCCTTCTCGCCGCAGGAGGAGGACCTCATCGTCAGCCTCCACGCCATCCTCGGCAACAG GTGGTCTCAGATCGCTGCCCGGCTGCCGGGGCGCACcgacaacgagatcaagaacttcTGGAACTCCACCATCAAGAAGCGGCTCAAGAACAGCTCctcggcctcgtcgccggcggccaccgacTGTGCGTCGCCGACGGAGCCTAGCAGCAAGGTCGCCGGCATCgacatcagcggcgccaccagCTGCCCGGACCTCGCCAGCCTGGACCATCATCATCAGGacggcggccaccaccacgcgATGATGACGACGGGCTTGTGGATGGTGGACtcgtcctcctccacttcctcatCGACCTCGCCGATGCagagccggccgccgccgtcggccattGCAGCGGCGGTGGCCCGGAGCTacggcggcctcctccccctccccgacCAGCtccgcggcggcacggcggccgaCACGTCGCCGGCAGGGTTCTTCCACGGCCACGCGGCGCCGTTCAAGCAGCAAGCAGCAGTTGCCTCATTGCATGGCGGTTACTATGGAATGAGCAGTCCTCATCACCATGGGATGATGGcaatggagggaggaggagggtgctTCATGAGAGGAGAAGGCCTCTTTGGTGTGGCCCCTCTGCTGGATGCCATGTCAGCACAAGACCAAGACCAGGCAGGCCAGGCCCTAATAGCATCAAGTGGTGGTAACAACAACCCTAAaaacaacagcagcaacaacacTACTGAGACTACAACAACAGTGAGTAACAATGAGAGCAACATCACAGACAACaacaccaccaacaccaaggACAACAACATCAACGCCATGAGCCTAGTGAACAGCGGCAGCAGCAATGTGGCTGCTGTCTACTGGGAGGGGGCCCACCAGCAGTACATGAGCAGGAATGTCATGCATGGGGAGTGGGACCTGGAGGAGCTGATGAAAGATGTGTCATCCTTGCCTTTCCTTGATTTCCAAGTCGAATGA